From Microbacterium sp. YJN-G, a single genomic window includes:
- a CDS encoding CinA family protein: MEDLDQLSDIARTRGLRIAVAESLTSGNLAGHVGAGEGTATWFAGGIVAYFTDVKERLLGLEPGTDPCSAECAEQLARGARELFEVDLAVSTTGVGGPGPDGGHPPGTVYLGWATRTDAGHRHLQLDGSPDEVLAATIAAAVRMLTFHAPEA, from the coding sequence ATGGAAGACCTCGACCAGCTCAGTGACATCGCCCGCACGCGCGGCTTGCGGATCGCCGTCGCCGAATCGCTGACCTCGGGAAACCTCGCCGGTCACGTCGGGGCCGGCGAAGGAACCGCCACATGGTTCGCCGGCGGGATCGTGGCCTACTTCACCGACGTGAAAGAGCGGTTGCTCGGACTCGAGCCTGGGACGGATCCGTGCTCTGCCGAGTGCGCCGAGCAGCTGGCCCGCGGCGCCCGCGAGCTCTTCGAAGTGGACCTCGCCGTCTCGACCACGGGCGTCGGCGGCCCCGGACCCGACGGAGGGCATCCGCCGGGCACGGTGTACCTCGGCTGGGCGACGCGGACGGATGCTGGCCATCGGCATCTGCAGCTCGACGGGAGTCCTGACGAAGTGCTCGCCGCGACGATCGCGGCGGCCGTGCGGATGCTGACCTTCCACGCCCCGGAGGCATGA
- a CDS encoding uracil-xanthine permease family protein, which yields MPLWKIHGDGRTVAPDAVVRPEERLSWPATIAIGVQHVVAMFGATFLVPILTGFPVPTTLLFSGVGTILFLLVTRNKLPSYLGSSFAFIAPVTAATATAGMGSALAGIVAVGVLLGVIGVVVHTVGVKWVDRFLPPVLAGTIVALIGFNLAGAARGNYELSPITATFTLAVTILFAVVFRGFLGRISIFLGVIAGYIFAAVRGELDFSAVEAADWFGLPSFHLPDFVSPGTWTAMAMFLPVVLVLIAENVGHVRGVATMVEDPSINKQTGKALIADGISTSLAGFFGGSGTTTYGENIGVMASTRVYSTAAYWVAGITAILLSMSPKFGAVINSVPAGVLGGVTTALYGLIGVIGIKIWVDNRVDFSRPVNQYTAAVGLIVAVGGFQIVDPDSGFQLGGIVLATVGAILIYHLGNLIARVRKSGADDPKPLEAVGPIGGDPA from the coding sequence ATGCCGCTGTGGAAGATCCACGGCGACGGTCGCACCGTCGCGCCCGACGCCGTCGTCCGCCCCGAAGAACGCCTGAGCTGGCCCGCCACCATCGCGATCGGCGTGCAGCACGTCGTCGCGATGTTCGGCGCGACGTTCCTGGTGCCGATCCTCACCGGCTTCCCGGTGCCGACCACGCTGCTGTTCAGCGGTGTCGGCACGATCCTGTTCCTGCTGGTCACCCGCAACAAGCTGCCCAGCTACCTTGGCTCGTCGTTCGCGTTCATCGCCCCGGTGACGGCGGCGACCGCAACGGCCGGAATGGGCTCGGCTCTCGCCGGCATCGTCGCCGTCGGCGTGCTGCTGGGGGTCATCGGCGTCGTCGTGCACACCGTCGGCGTGAAGTGGGTCGACCGCTTCCTGCCGCCGGTGCTGGCCGGCACGATCGTCGCGCTCATCGGGTTCAACCTCGCCGGCGCCGCACGAGGCAACTACGAGCTGTCCCCGATCACTGCCACGTTCACCCTTGCCGTGACCATCCTCTTCGCGGTGGTGTTCCGCGGGTTCCTGGGGCGCATCTCGATCTTCCTCGGCGTGATCGCGGGGTACATCTTCGCGGCCGTTCGCGGTGAGCTCGACTTCAGTGCCGTCGAGGCTGCGGACTGGTTCGGTCTGCCGAGCTTCCATCTGCCCGACTTCGTCTCGCCCGGCACCTGGACGGCCATGGCGATGTTCCTGCCCGTCGTGCTCGTGCTGATCGCCGAGAACGTCGGCCACGTGCGCGGTGTCGCGACCATGGTCGAAGACCCGTCGATCAACAAACAGACGGGCAAGGCGCTGATCGCCGACGGCATCTCGACCTCGCTGGCCGGATTCTTCGGCGGCTCGGGAACGACCACCTACGGCGAGAACATCGGCGTCATGGCCTCCACCCGCGTCTACTCGACCGCGGCCTACTGGGTGGCCGGCATCACCGCGATCCTGCTGAGCATGTCGCCGAAGTTCGGGGCCGTGATCAACTCGGTGCCCGCCGGCGTGCTCGGCGGCGTGACCACCGCGCTGTACGGCCTCATCGGCGTGATCGGCATCAAGATCTGGGTCGACAACCGGGTGGACTTCTCGCGTCCGGTGAACCAGTACACCGCCGCGGTCGGGCTGATCGTCGCGGTCGGCGGGTTCCAGATCGTCGACCCGGACTCGGGCTTCCAGCTCGGCGGCATCGTGCTCGCCACAGTCGGCGCCATCCTGATCTATCACCTCGGCAACCTCATCGCGCGGGTGCGCAAGTCGGGCGCCGACGACCCGAAGCCTCTCGAGGCGGTCGGTCCGATCGGCGGCGACCCCGCCTGA
- a CDS encoding phosphoribosylaminoimidazolesuccinocarboxamide synthase: MSEAQSIPGWRHIYSGKVRDLYASEDPSDTRLLVVASDRVSAFDFVLSPGIPQKGELLTTLSTWWFEKLDDVPNHIAEGEIPDAVAGRAMLAMALDMLPIECVVRGYITGSGWAEYVESGTVCGIPLPAGLKNGDRLPEPLFTPAYKAPMGEHDENITFERVVELVGAERAAQLRDVSLDTYRRAAEIAESHGLILADTKFEFGVDADGVLRLADEVLTSDSSRYWDAETWRTGATPEARMASFDKQIVRDWLAANWDKQGEPPALPTDIVERTADRYRELIDRLKG; the protein is encoded by the coding sequence GTGAGCGAAGCACAGAGCATCCCCGGCTGGCGGCACATCTACTCCGGCAAGGTCCGCGACCTGTACGCCTCGGAGGATCCGTCCGACACGCGGCTGCTGGTCGTGGCATCCGACCGGGTGAGCGCGTTCGACTTCGTGCTCTCCCCCGGAATCCCGCAGAAGGGCGAGCTGCTCACGACCCTGAGCACGTGGTGGTTCGAGAAGCTCGACGACGTGCCCAACCACATCGCCGAGGGAGAGATCCCGGATGCCGTGGCCGGCCGCGCCATGCTCGCGATGGCGCTCGACATGCTGCCGATCGAGTGCGTGGTGCGCGGGTACATCACCGGCTCGGGCTGGGCCGAGTACGTCGAGAGCGGCACCGTGTGCGGCATCCCGCTGCCCGCCGGTCTGAAGAACGGCGATCGGCTGCCCGAGCCGCTGTTCACCCCCGCGTACAAGGCTCCGATGGGCGAGCACGACGAGAACATCACCTTCGAGCGCGTGGTCGAGCTCGTCGGCGCGGAGCGCGCAGCACAGCTGCGCGACGTCTCGCTGGACACCTACCGTCGCGCCGCCGAGATCGCCGAGTCGCACGGACTGATCCTCGCCGACACGAAGTTCGAGTTCGGAGTGGACGCCGACGGCGTGCTGCGCCTGGCCGACGAGGTGCTCACCAGCGACTCCTCCCGCTACTGGGATGCCGAGACCTGGCGCACCGGGGCGACGCCCGAGGCGCGGATGGCGAGCTTCGACAAGCAGATCGTGCGCGACTGGCTCGCCGCGAACTGGGACAAGCAGGGCGAGCCGCCCGCCCTTCCCACCGACATCGTCGAGCGCACCGCCGACCGCTACCGCGAGCTGATCGACCGGCTCAAGGGCTGA
- a CDS encoding PH domain-containing protein gives MENSAILSWTLQQEIPVPPDVLALLAQGEEAITSFKTFRDSATFTTKRLIVRDAQGITGKKVEIYSLPYSSILMWSSENAGTLDWNSELELWTKAGHIKVKLAKGADVRRIDSLIAWAVLNDH, from the coding sequence ATGGAGAATTCCGCAATCCTCAGCTGGACACTGCAGCAGGAGATCCCGGTTCCGCCGGATGTGCTCGCACTGCTGGCGCAGGGCGAGGAGGCGATCACCTCGTTCAAGACGTTCCGTGACTCGGCGACGTTCACCACGAAGCGTCTCATCGTCCGCGACGCACAGGGCATCACGGGAAAGAAGGTCGAGATCTACTCGCTGCCCTACAGCTCGATCCTGATGTGGTCGTCGGAGAATGCCGGCACCCTCGACTGGAACTCCGAGCTGGAGCTGTGGACCAAGGCCGGTCACATCAAGGTCAAGCTCGCGAAGGGCGCCGACGTGCGGCGCATCGACAGCCTGATCGCCTGGGCCGTGCTGAACGATCACTGA
- a CDS encoding Ltp family lipoprotein, with translation MTEQNSSPTPPPPPSAITPPQPTSTVAAPAVTPPAPAPTPVAGQRAVEGDKSFLATWLLSLLVGYLGIDRFYLGKVGTGILKLVTLGGIGVWWLVDLIMVLAGATRDRSGRALAGYGDHKKVAWIVTGAVILVGIILNIVSPKPDVAASIADPPAASAPAEENADATTADEPETAIVPNMVGTRISISRPIAEAYGLVFTAPADATDDSVIATQSIAAGEEVEEGTEVIVTVEPPKPKLTVEQTNAIAKAKDYLNFSGFSRAGLISQLEFEGYSTESATFGADNAEADWNAEAAEKAKQYTDMSAFSRDGLADQLAFEKFTPEQIDFALAAVGY, from the coding sequence ATGACTGAGCAGAACAGCAGCCCGACTCCACCCCCGCCGCCGAGTGCGATCACCCCGCCGCAGCCCACCTCGACGGTCGCCGCGCCAGCCGTCACGCCCCCAGCACCGGCTCCGACACCGGTCGCAGGTCAGCGAGCGGTCGAAGGCGATAAGTCGTTCCTCGCCACCTGGCTGCTCTCGCTGCTGGTGGGGTACCTCGGCATCGACCGCTTCTACCTGGGCAAGGTCGGCACGGGCATCTTGAAGCTGGTAACCCTCGGTGGCATCGGCGTCTGGTGGCTCGTTGACCTGATCATGGTGCTCGCCGGTGCGACCCGGGATCGCTCGGGTCGTGCGCTGGCGGGCTATGGAGATCACAAGAAGGTCGCATGGATCGTCACAGGAGCCGTCATTCTGGTGGGGATCATTCTCAACATCGTCAGCCCGAAGCCCGATGTCGCGGCTTCGATCGCCGATCCGCCAGCGGCGAGCGCACCGGCCGAGGAGAATGCGGACGCTACTACGGCCGATGAGCCGGAGACGGCGATCGTCCCTAACATGGTCGGCACCCGGATCAGCATCTCCCGCCCCATCGCTGAGGCATACGGGCTCGTCTTCACCGCCCCCGCCGACGCTACGGACGACTCGGTCATCGCAACTCAGTCGATCGCCGCGGGCGAGGAGGTCGAAGAGGGCACCGAGGTCATCGTCACTGTCGAACCTCCGAAGCCGAAGCTCACCGTCGAGCAGACGAATGCCATCGCCAAGGCGAAGGACTACCTCAACTTCAGCGGGTTCTCTCGTGCCGGACTCATCAGCCAGCTGGAGTTCGAGGGCTACAGCACCGAGTCCGCCACATTCGGCGCGGACAACGCCGAGGCCGACTGGAACGCCGAGGCAGCCGAGAAGGCCAAGCAGTACACGGACATGTCGGCCTTCTCGCGAGACGGTCTGGCCGACCAGTTGGCATTCGAGAAATTCACACCGGAGCAGATCGACTTCGCACTGGCCGCTGTCGGGTACTGA
- a CDS encoding sensor histidine kinase has product MSSSSIPAAPRRRRVAFAGGSIGLIVGGVVFDVAALLNVPGAARFTDGVTGEAKVTDLGTGLVLLVIAAWITVIWRRRAPLVVMAAGAVLAAVGTSYVLLLIGAVGVVRRTPGRMPLIAALTSGAALLFAAREAFTSWGAALPWYFTTRTSAPNEPVWVVMPFAFALLSLAVAAGIVLYGRVRTRADRSDERAAAEHRRADALTEQMVRQAERDRIARDMHDALAHRLSVVSLHAGALEAAASAGVSGGTGTGEIARTVREQTHAALQDMRGLIGDLRGTMGAASSAPASMKAIGALLAELRAGGAAITAHVLLESPERAAALLDTAVFRILQEALTNAIKHAPGAVVDVYVQAEPGVGARIRVTNPLAVSSGRALVPGGGNGTLGIRERASALDGTAWIGEYDHAFIVDVTLPWQERG; this is encoded by the coding sequence GTGTCGTCATCGAGCATCCCCGCAGCACCGCGCCGTCGCCGCGTGGCGTTCGCGGGCGGCTCCATCGGCCTGATCGTCGGCGGGGTCGTCTTCGACGTCGCGGCGCTGCTCAACGTGCCGGGCGCCGCGCGCTTCACAGATGGCGTCACAGGAGAGGCGAAGGTGACCGACCTCGGCACCGGCCTCGTGCTGCTCGTCATCGCCGCCTGGATCACCGTGATCTGGCGCCGCCGTGCGCCGCTCGTCGTCATGGCGGCCGGCGCCGTGCTCGCCGCCGTCGGCACGTCATACGTGCTGCTGCTGATCGGTGCGGTCGGGGTCGTGCGCCGCACACCAGGACGGATGCCGCTCATCGCCGCGCTGACTTCCGGCGCGGCGCTGCTCTTCGCCGCCCGCGAGGCGTTCACGAGCTGGGGTGCGGCTCTGCCGTGGTACTTCACGACGCGGACCTCGGCACCGAACGAGCCGGTGTGGGTCGTCATGCCCTTCGCCTTCGCGCTGCTCTCCCTCGCGGTGGCGGCGGGGATCGTGCTGTACGGCCGGGTGCGCACGCGCGCCGATCGCAGCGACGAACGGGCAGCCGCCGAGCACCGTCGCGCGGACGCGCTCACCGAGCAGATGGTGAGGCAGGCCGAGCGCGACCGGATCGCCCGTGACATGCATGATGCGCTCGCTCACCGACTGTCCGTGGTCTCCTTGCACGCCGGGGCGCTGGAGGCGGCGGCATCGGCCGGGGTGTCCGGGGGCACGGGCACCGGAGAGATCGCCCGAACCGTCCGGGAGCAGACCCATGCCGCACTGCAGGACATGCGCGGGCTCATCGGCGATCTGCGCGGCACCATGGGAGCAGCGTCGAGCGCGCCCGCATCGATGAAGGCGATCGGTGCTCTGCTGGCAGAGCTGCGCGCCGGCGGTGCGGCCATCACCGCGCACGTGCTGCTCGAGTCCCCCGAACGCGCCGCCGCTCTTCTGGACACCGCGGTGTTCCGCATCCTGCAGGAGGCGCTCACCAACGCGATCAAACACGCCCCCGGAGCGGTGGTGGACGTCTACGTCCAGGCGGAGCCGGGTGTGGGGGCCCGCATCCGCGTCACCAACCCGCTCGCCGTATCCTCGGGCCGCGCACTGGTGCCCGGAGGGGGAAACGGCACCCTCGGCATCCGCGAACGGGCGTCCGCGCTCGACGGCACGGCGTGGATCGGCGAGTACGACCACGCCTTCATCGTCGACGTCACCCTTCCCTGGCAGGAACGCGGATAG
- a CDS encoding response regulator translates to MTDTAPELVRVLLVDDEPLIRSGLRAVLAFAPAVEVLGEVADGAAAVEFVRSHRPDVVLMDVRMPGMAGPEATAAIVAQSDARVLAMTSIDSEDQLMGMLSAGASGYLLKDESPDRIVEAVLRTAAGDTVISGRSTAQLVRRVVEAEGGAGRRAAEQRVSGLSGRERDVAQGVARGETNQEIGVALHISAGTVKTHLEQVFAKLGVRSRVQVGVILERAGLGPAEL, encoded by the coding sequence GTGACTGACACCGCTCCCGAACTCGTGCGCGTGCTCCTGGTCGATGACGAGCCGCTCATCCGGAGCGGACTGCGCGCCGTGCTCGCCTTCGCGCCGGCGGTCGAGGTGCTCGGTGAGGTCGCCGACGGAGCGGCGGCGGTCGAGTTCGTGCGCAGCCACCGCCCCGACGTGGTGCTGATGGACGTGCGGATGCCGGGGATGGCGGGACCGGAGGCGACGGCCGCGATCGTCGCGCAGTCGGATGCGCGCGTGCTGGCGATGACGAGCATCGACTCCGAGGATCAGCTGATGGGGATGCTGTCGGCCGGCGCCAGCGGCTACCTGCTGAAGGACGAGTCTCCCGATCGCATCGTCGAGGCCGTGCTGCGTACGGCTGCCGGCGACACCGTGATCTCCGGTCGCAGCACCGCGCAGCTGGTGCGCCGCGTGGTCGAGGCCGAGGGAGGCGCCGGTCGCCGCGCCGCCGAGCAGCGGGTCTCCGGGCTGTCGGGGCGCGAGCGCGACGTGGCCCAGGGCGTCGCGCGCGGCGAGACCAATCAGGAGATCGGCGTGGCCCTGCACATTTCGGCCGGAACTGTGAAGACGCACCTCGAGCAGGTCTTCGCCAAGCTCGGTGTGCGCAGCCGGGTGCAGGTCGGCGTGATCCTCGAACGGGCAGGGCTGGGCCCGGCTGAGCTCTGA